In Dermacentor albipictus isolate Rhodes 1998 colony chromosome 6, USDA_Dalb.pri_finalv2, whole genome shotgun sequence, the following proteins share a genomic window:
- the LOC135896482 gene encoding monoglyceride lipase-like, whose protein sequence is MSASPTASSQIVRVDDNVSFLNSGGQNIVCKSWSADAEPRALVFLAHGYAEHCHDPSYDALARALVGLGCYVFAHDHVGHGKSEGPRATVTSADVYVDDILSHVDTVRAKFSGKPVYLVGYSMGGLLVVRAVQRRPKDFAGMVLLAPLLGVEQVSWFKANLVRVLGRLLPSLPVAKTAVELACRDPAAIKQMNDDPLRYRGNVSAGWAAAIFSALEAAHAQVNVLELPIFIQHGSGDKLCDPDASFGFFKNAPSKDKSIKIYSDAYHSLLKEPEGVGQQALKDIVNWCSSRIPTEDTPTAQPHLSGEQQSHAATLTAMLSNA, encoded by the exons ATGAGCGCTTCGCCGACAGCGTCGAGCCAGATAGTCCGGGTCGACGACAACGTTTCCTTCCTCAACAGTGGCGGCCAAAACATCGTCTGCAAGTCCTGGAGTGCTGACGCAGAGCCAAG GGCGCTCGTGTTCCTTGCCCACGGCTACGCCGAGCACTGCCACGACCCCAGCTACGACGCCCTGGCTCGGGCGCTGGTCGGACTCGGCTGCTACGTGTTCGCTCACGACCACG TCGGCCACGGGAAGAGCGAAGGGCCCCGGGCAACAGTGACGTCAGCTGACGTGTACGTGGATGACATCTTGAGTCACGTGGACACCGTCCGGGCCAAGTTCTCGGGCAAGCCTGTCTACCTCGTGGGCTATTCTATG GGTGGCCTCCTCGTCGTCCGAGCTGTCCAGCGCCGGCCCAAGGACTTCGCAGGCATGGTGCTGCTGGCGCCGCTTCTGGGCGTTGAACAGGTCTCGTGGTTCAAG GCGAACCTGGTTCGCGTTCTGGGCCGTCTGCTGCCCAGCCTTCCCGTAGCCAAGACGGCCGTCGAGCTGGCGTGCCGGGACCCCGCCGCCATCAAGCAGATGAACGACGACCCCCTGCGCTACCGCGGCAACGTGAGTGCGGGCTGGGCAGCCGCCATCTTCAGTGCGCTCGAG GCCGCCCACGCCCAGGTCAACGTTCTGGAGCTGCCAATTTTCATCCAGCACGGCTCCGGTGACAAGCTGTGCGACCCCGACGCCTCATTTGGTTTCTTCAAGAATGCTCCCAGCAAGGACAAGAGTATCAAG ATCTACAGCGACGCGTATCACAGCCTGCTGAAGGAACCCGAAGGTGTCGGGCAGCAAGCCCTGAAGGACATCGTGAACTGGTGCTCTTCGAGGATTCCCACCGAGGACACACCGACAGCGCAACCGCACTTGTCCGGCGAACAGCAGAGTCACGCAGCAACTCTCACAGCAATGCTTTCAAATGCATAA